In Marisediminicola antarctica, one DNA window encodes the following:
- a CDS encoding glycosyltransferase family 4 protein encodes MEVPRMRHPRVLIIVQNLPVPLDRRVWLECQALTAQGYRVSVICPKGPGDPRFEVIDGVAIYKYRPAPDAQGVAGFVVEFVWSWVRTALLSLRVWRERGFDVIQACNPPDTYWLLARLWRTRGVRFVFDQHDLNPELFLSRFGAPTSLSQRIQYRGLLWLERMTYRTADRVISTNASYKRVAETRGDREPATVTIVRSGPDTTVMRPIYPEPEIRAGADHLLVYLGIMGPQDNVDVVLALVDELVHRRARTGVRAVLMGFGDCLEGLKARSSELGLDEHVLFTGRVGPGTIAQYLSAADVGIGPDEKSPLNDVSTMNKTMEYMAYALPSVSFDLVETRMSGGDAALYVPSGDPGAFADAVESLLDNAQGRVALGLAARERVATELDWRAQAQSYVGVFDDLMKNAPDGERRADWPFQPRPSAQPAEDGPRFVGLDSDELGAFIAARARRGDGVG; translated from the coding sequence ATGGAGGTCCCCAGAATGCGGCATCCGCGAGTACTCATCATCGTCCAGAACCTGCCCGTGCCGCTCGATCGGCGCGTGTGGCTCGAGTGTCAAGCGCTCACCGCCCAGGGTTACCGCGTCTCGGTGATCTGTCCGAAGGGGCCCGGGGATCCTCGCTTCGAGGTCATCGACGGTGTTGCGATCTACAAATACCGTCCTGCACCGGATGCGCAGGGCGTGGCGGGCTTCGTGGTGGAGTTCGTCTGGTCATGGGTCCGCACCGCACTGCTGTCACTGCGGGTGTGGCGGGAGCGAGGCTTCGACGTGATTCAAGCCTGTAACCCGCCGGACACGTACTGGCTGCTCGCACGCCTCTGGCGAACGCGCGGAGTGCGTTTCGTGTTCGACCAACACGACTTGAATCCCGAGTTGTTCCTCTCGCGGTTCGGTGCTCCGACGTCGCTAAGTCAGAGAATCCAGTATCGCGGCCTGCTGTGGTTGGAGCGGATGACCTATCGCACAGCGGATCGAGTCATCTCCACGAACGCCTCTTACAAGAGAGTGGCCGAGACGAGGGGAGACCGTGAACCGGCCACTGTCACGATCGTGCGCAGCGGTCCTGACACGACTGTCATGCGACCGATCTACCCCGAACCGGAGATCCGGGCCGGCGCGGACCACCTCCTTGTCTATCTCGGCATCATGGGCCCCCAGGACAACGTCGACGTCGTTCTGGCGCTCGTCGACGAATTGGTGCACCGCCGCGCCCGCACCGGGGTGCGGGCAGTGCTCATGGGATTCGGCGACTGCCTCGAAGGCCTCAAGGCGCGTTCCTCCGAACTGGGCCTCGACGAGCACGTGCTGTTCACCGGCCGCGTGGGACCCGGCACGATAGCCCAGTACCTCAGCGCGGCCGACGTCGGAATCGGGCCCGACGAGAAGTCCCCGCTCAACGACGTGTCGACGATGAACAAGACCATGGAGTACATGGCCTACGCGCTCCCGTCCGTATCGTTCGATCTCGTCGAGACGCGGATGTCCGGCGGCGACGCCGCCCTCTATGTTCCGTCGGGAGATCCGGGCGCCTTTGCAGACGCAGTGGAGTCGCTCTTGGACAACGCGCAAGGCCGTGTCGCCCTCGGGCTCGCCGCCCGCGAACGTGTCGCGACGGAACTCGACTGGCGCGCCCAGGCACAGTCCTATGTCGGTGTGTTCGATGATCTGATGAAAAATGCGCCCGACGGCGAACGGCGAGCAGACTGGCCGTTCCAGCCTCGCCCGTCCGCTCAGCCTGCGGAGGACGGGCCTCGATTCGTGGGCCTCGACAGCGACGAACTCGGCGCGTTCATCGCCGCACGCGCGAGGCGGGGGGACGGCGTTGGCTGA
- a CDS encoding glycosyltransferase family 4 protein → MSLTLFCTSLGGVDLPESVVVHETMVFAGRRVPHRAIGVQRAYDFHDARVAHWLRANHERVDIVHAWPRGCLRTLQEAALLHKPAVRESPNPHTASVMRASAAAESHAGVSLPRNHSHAHDERVLKKEIAEYDAATAVLVPSDYARREFIAEGFDPSRLLQHRYGCDLGRFPARREPPRVGEKHPFRAVFVGRGDPTKGLHVALDAWRRAAIDDGELLVAGTILPGYRRALVAGLESPGVRELGFVTDIARVLAESDVLILPSWTEGSALVTLEAQASGCVPLVSEASGPIGVAGIDHLEQRVGDVDELAAQLAELAVDPQRLGEMSARGTQQRDFLSWDRAAEALVGCYRRAIALSQERRGATR, encoded by the coding sequence GTGTCACTAACCCTGTTCTGCACCTCGCTCGGTGGGGTAGACCTGCCCGAGTCGGTCGTCGTGCACGAGACAATGGTCTTCGCCGGGCGCCGCGTTCCCCACCGGGCCATCGGCGTGCAACGGGCCTATGATTTCCATGACGCGCGCGTCGCCCACTGGCTCCGGGCGAACCACGAGCGCGTGGACATCGTGCATGCGTGGCCGCGGGGGTGCCTTCGGACTCTTCAGGAGGCTGCGCTGCTCCACAAGCCCGCCGTGCGGGAATCGCCGAATCCACACACGGCAAGTGTGATGAGGGCCTCTGCGGCGGCGGAGAGCCACGCGGGGGTCTCCCTGCCGCGTAACCATTCCCACGCCCACGATGAGCGGGTGCTGAAGAAGGAGATCGCGGAGTACGACGCGGCGACCGCCGTTCTGGTCCCTTCTGACTACGCGAGAAGGGAATTCATCGCCGAGGGGTTTGACCCGAGTCGCCTACTCCAGCACCGCTATGGCTGTGACCTTGGCCGGTTTCCCGCGAGGCGGGAGCCACCCCGAGTTGGGGAAAAACACCCCTTCCGTGCCGTGTTCGTCGGGCGAGGCGACCCGACGAAGGGGCTGCACGTCGCACTCGACGCGTGGCGACGAGCAGCCATCGATGACGGGGAACTCCTCGTCGCGGGAACGATCCTCCCCGGGTATCGTCGCGCGCTTGTGGCGGGTCTCGAGTCTCCCGGAGTCCGGGAGCTCGGCTTCGTGACCGACATTGCCCGCGTTTTGGCCGAGAGCGATGTGCTCATCCTCCCGAGTTGGACCGAAGGTAGCGCGCTGGTCACCTTGGAAGCCCAGGCGAGCGGATGCGTTCCGCTCGTGAGCGAGGCGTCGGGGCCGATCGGGGTGGCGGGTATCGACCACCTCGAACAGCGCGTCGGCGACGTCGACGAGCTCGCGGCACAACTCGCTGAGCTCGCGGTCGATCCACAGCGTTTGGGCGAGATGTCGGCACGCGGTACCCAGCAGCGCGACTTCCTCTCGTGGGATCGGGCGGCGGAGGCGTTGGTGGGCTGTTATCGACGCGCTATTGCACTGTCGCAGGAACGGCGCGGAGCTACGCGCTAA
- a CDS encoding glycosyltransferase, whose protein sequence is MKAPLGAVVIAAHNEEAVIARCLAALSPVIVSGAAQVIVVCNGCRDDTAAIARRFESVEVVELDLASKVGALRMGDQLAGPGPRIYLDADVVMTGAAAMAVLGILSTGGALAVRPPISFDSTGASWPVRRWYELRERIPSISRALWGAGTYALSVEGRARFGEFPDIVSDDLYIDSLFSAVETDIVDTDPVIVTTPRRTGDLLKILIRTYRTQGDVQRNASRIPISRGQQGQLRDILSLVRRERGLLVSAAVYAVLIVIARLRARVRPRHGAWERDNSSRFT, encoded by the coding sequence CCTCGCGGCACTATCCCCGGTGATCGTGTCGGGTGCGGCGCAGGTGATCGTGGTGTGCAACGGGTGCCGCGACGACACGGCGGCCATTGCACGCCGATTCGAGTCGGTCGAGGTGGTCGAGCTCGATCTCGCTTCGAAGGTGGGCGCCTTGCGAATGGGAGATCAGCTCGCGGGCCCCGGCCCGCGCATCTATCTGGATGCGGATGTGGTGATGACCGGCGCGGCGGCGATGGCCGTGCTCGGCATTCTTTCAACTGGAGGAGCACTCGCGGTCCGCCCGCCGATCAGCTTCGACTCCACCGGCGCGAGCTGGCCCGTGCGGCGGTGGTACGAGCTGAGGGAGAGGATTCCCTCGATCAGCCGTGCTTTGTGGGGTGCCGGCACTTACGCACTCTCTGTCGAGGGGAGGGCGCGTTTCGGAGAGTTCCCCGATATCGTCTCTGACGACCTCTATATCGACAGCCTCTTCTCGGCAGTCGAGACCGATATCGTCGACACTGACCCCGTAATCGTGACGACCCCCCGGAGAACCGGCGACCTGCTCAAGATCCTCATTCGGACCTACCGTACCCAGGGCGATGTGCAACGGAACGCGAGCCGCATTCCGATCTCACGCGGGCAGCAAGGCCAACTCCGCGACATTCTCTCGCTCGTGCGACGAGAGCGGGGCCTGCTCGTTTCTGCTGCCGTCTACGCCGTGCTCATCGTTATTGCCCGGCTGCGGGCCCGGGTCCGGCCACGTCATGGCGCCTGGGAACGAGACAACAGCTCCCGATTCACCTAA
- the asnB gene encoding asparagine synthase (glutamine-hydrolyzing), with the protein MCGIAGIRRFTRPEIDSRVLAGMVATLNHRGPDDSGFWQEGGIGLGHTRLSIIDLAGSRQPMVSADGRWALVFNGEIFNYRELRAQLSYPFTSDGDTEVILAGIVTHGLSFIESLLGQFALALVDRDTGSVHLVRDRLGVLPLFYSNAAGELVFGSEVKTVLAGLPRRPEVDLSSLDAYLLGRSVPAPNTLFDGISKLPPGHRAEVTNDGRVLLTRYWEPPEADPAGAWTPERAIDAVDDAVTAAVGSALVADVPVGAYLSGGVDSSLIVAKIAAVQPEHRVTTFAAGFGDPRNDELTWARRVSEHVGTDHHEVHVDAADFEHLWPKLTWHRDAPMSEPADIAVYRLAEAARQKVTVVLSGEGGDELFAGYPKYRAAKAVAAISMLPGGLRSSVAGALDRHLPHRLGRARIALRVLGERDQADQLRTWFAPFTSSEREALLAGVDSRPPVRDPRNPDVIRGMLLGDLRSWLPDNLLERGDRMSMAASLELRPPLLDHRLVDLAFRLPSDLKVREGRTKWILKEVARRYLPAEVVDRRKVGFRVPLDAWFRGDLRDSMWDRLTGAGSFVGETFDRKAVRELLQRHESGTFNEENRIWTLMSLEVWHERFFSTRSIDPAIHR; encoded by the coding sequence ATGTGTGGGATCGCGGGGATTCGTCGCTTCACGAGGCCGGAGATTGACTCGAGGGTGCTCGCCGGCATGGTCGCGACCCTCAACCATCGCGGCCCCGACGACTCTGGGTTTTGGCAGGAGGGCGGGATCGGGCTCGGACACACGCGGCTCTCGATCATCGACCTCGCGGGTTCCCGGCAGCCCATGGTCAGTGCAGACGGTCGCTGGGCCCTCGTGTTCAACGGTGAGATCTTCAACTACCGCGAATTGCGCGCGCAACTCAGCTACCCGTTCACGTCGGATGGTGACACCGAGGTCATTCTCGCGGGGATTGTCACGCACGGCCTCTCCTTCATCGAGAGCCTCCTCGGCCAGTTCGCGCTCGCTCTGGTGGACCGGGACACCGGCAGCGTGCACCTCGTTCGGGATCGTCTGGGCGTTCTGCCGCTCTTCTACTCGAATGCTGCGGGCGAACTCGTATTTGGTTCCGAGGTCAAGACGGTTCTCGCCGGCCTCCCCAGACGACCCGAGGTGGACTTGTCAAGCCTCGACGCCTACCTCCTGGGCCGTTCGGTCCCGGCACCAAACACCCTCTTCGACGGCATCTCGAAGCTTCCCCCTGGTCATCGCGCGGAGGTCACGAACGACGGGCGCGTCCTGCTCACCCGATACTGGGAGCCGCCGGAGGCAGATCCGGCGGGCGCGTGGACACCCGAGCGCGCCATCGATGCTGTGGACGATGCCGTCACGGCAGCCGTAGGATCGGCGCTCGTCGCCGATGTCCCGGTCGGGGCATATCTCAGCGGAGGAGTCGACAGCAGCCTCATCGTCGCGAAGATCGCCGCGGTTCAGCCGGAGCATCGAGTCACGACTTTTGCCGCCGGGTTCGGCGATCCGCGCAATGACGAACTGACTTGGGCACGCCGGGTCAGCGAGCACGTGGGCACTGACCACCATGAGGTCCACGTCGATGCGGCCGACTTCGAGCACCTCTGGCCCAAGCTCACCTGGCATCGCGATGCGCCCATGTCAGAACCGGCCGACATCGCCGTCTACCGGCTCGCCGAGGCGGCACGCCAGAAGGTGACCGTCGTCCTCTCCGGGGAGGGCGGGGACGAGCTCTTTGCCGGCTACCCCAAGTATCGTGCCGCGAAAGCCGTGGCTGCGATCTCCATGCTTCCCGGCGGCCTGCGCTCGTCAGTGGCTGGAGCGCTCGACCGTCATCTCCCGCATCGTCTCGGGCGCGCACGGATTGCCCTGCGAGTGTTGGGTGAACGGGACCAGGCGGACCAGCTCCGAACCTGGTTTGCACCATTCACCTCGAGCGAACGTGAGGCCCTCCTGGCTGGAGTGGATTCGCGCCCGCCCGTGAGGGATCCACGCAACCCCGATGTCATCCGTGGCATGCTTCTCGGCGACCTCCGCAGTTGGCTACCCGACAACCTTCTCGAGCGAGGCGACCGGATGTCGATGGCGGCATCGCTCGAGCTTCGACCACCGCTGCTCGACCACCGGCTCGTCGACCTGGCATTCCGCCTTCCGTCCGACCTCAAGGTACGGGAAGGCCGCACGAAGTGGATTCTCAAGGAAGTCGCCCGACGATACCTCCCCGCCGAAGTAGTCGACCGTCGCAAAGTGGGATTCCGCGTGCCCCTCGACGCGTGGTTCCGGGGGGACCTGCGGGACTCGATGTGGGACAGGCTCACCGGAGCAGGTTCCTTCGTGGGAGAGACCTTCGACAGGAAGGCCGTGCGCGAGCTCCTGCAGCGGCACGAGAGCGGGACCTTCAATGAGGAGAACCGGATCTGGACGCTCATGTCACTGGAGGTCTGGCACGAGCGTTTCTTCAGCACCCGGAGCATCGACCCCGCGATTCACAGGTAG
- a CDS encoding O-antigen ligase family protein — translation MTVGFLPRVRTFEPLVVFQAYMALMVFSPSIYVIEPLGAAGTPATVFGVLLLVLWLVGRATSLRSQLGLTPMHWLIVAFVVAMLIGFCAGMLRPTNAIEFSSSLRGLITLASGVGVILFAIDTMVTPEQISALLNSLVAVGTVLAVMGLVQFTTGFDFVQVLHLPGLTQNSDYGGLYERSGFARVSGTAVHSIEFAFVIGAVLPLAAHLAVQSSRAHWWKWLPFLLMLVSLPLTVARSGAVAMLIGLIFVGAIATGKQRWALLIAAVIAALAFRAVLPGLLGTIRSLIFGAAEDNSITGRLEDLRAVTAFVAESPWVGRGFGTFVPELYRTLDNQFMATAIETGLIGIAALLALFVGGIVSAIVAAWNVRDDRVQRTRGLALAAGLFATFVLSFTFDSFGFPMAFGIQCLMFGAVGAFWRFQRSGSPDSAEDRRPLARLSPRWTTAVVTVVLAVFAIGALATRTARPSFEATGTIVFLAPPAGPNKYDDKVDIPGVSELLGVIMASPDVRFGLAEESVADYAIAVGDGSLGPRTDVVGSGELMRIAARSASGEDALRDAGVVRRELGDQLDLIQNNRGIPSELKVRLDGSLANIEVYQRPIRVSAAAAGTVTVALICAAALVAAGRRLPGWRLRRATSPEGVMDK, via the coding sequence GTGACCGTCGGGTTCCTCCCACGCGTTCGCACGTTCGAGCCGCTCGTGGTGTTCCAGGCCTACATGGCCCTAATGGTGTTTTCGCCGTCGATTTACGTTATAGAGCCGCTCGGTGCGGCAGGCACCCCCGCGACGGTCTTCGGGGTCCTGCTCCTCGTGCTGTGGCTGGTCGGTAGGGCGACCAGTCTGCGCTCCCAGCTGGGACTGACCCCTATGCACTGGCTCATCGTGGCCTTCGTGGTGGCGATGTTGATCGGATTCTGCGCGGGCATGCTCCGGCCAACGAACGCCATTGAGTTTTCTTCGTCGTTACGAGGGTTGATCACCCTCGCGTCGGGTGTCGGGGTCATCCTCTTTGCGATCGACACTATGGTTACCCCGGAGCAGATAAGTGCGTTACTCAACTCGCTCGTCGCTGTGGGCACGGTGCTCGCCGTGATGGGCCTGGTGCAGTTCACCACCGGGTTCGATTTCGTCCAAGTCCTCCACCTTCCCGGCCTGACCCAGAACTCGGACTACGGTGGCCTCTACGAGCGGTCAGGATTCGCGCGTGTGAGTGGGACAGCGGTGCACTCAATCGAGTTCGCCTTTGTGATCGGCGCAGTGCTCCCCCTCGCCGCTCACCTTGCAGTCCAGTCCTCGCGGGCTCACTGGTGGAAGTGGCTCCCGTTCCTGCTGATGCTCGTGTCACTGCCCTTGACGGTAGCGCGATCGGGTGCGGTGGCCATGCTCATCGGCCTCATCTTCGTCGGCGCGATCGCAACCGGCAAGCAAAGGTGGGCCTTGCTCATCGCGGCCGTCATCGCTGCCCTTGCCTTCAGGGCTGTGCTTCCAGGCCTGCTGGGCACGATTCGGTCCCTTATTTTTGGTGCCGCGGAAGACAATTCGATCACGGGTCGTCTCGAGGATTTGCGAGCCGTGACGGCCTTCGTCGCCGAGTCACCATGGGTCGGACGCGGATTCGGTACCTTCGTCCCCGAGCTATACCGCACGCTGGACAACCAGTTCATGGCCACCGCCATCGAAACGGGATTAATCGGCATTGCCGCGTTGCTGGCCCTATTTGTCGGTGGAATCGTCTCAGCAATCGTTGCCGCGTGGAACGTCCGTGACGACCGCGTCCAGCGCACTCGGGGACTGGCGCTGGCGGCTGGCCTGTTCGCGACTTTCGTGCTGTCTTTTACTTTCGACTCGTTCGGGTTTCCGATGGCGTTCGGGATTCAATGCCTCATGTTTGGTGCGGTCGGAGCCTTCTGGCGCTTTCAGCGATCCGGGTCCCCCGACTCGGCTGAAGATCGCAGACCACTTGCCCGCTTGTCGCCACGGTGGACAACTGCTGTCGTTACGGTCGTGCTCGCGGTGTTCGCAATCGGCGCACTCGCGACTCGCACCGCCCGTCCGTCATTTGAAGCAACGGGAACCATCGTGTTCCTCGCTCCACCGGCCGGCCCCAATAAGTACGACGACAAGGTCGACATACCGGGCGTTTCCGAACTCCTGGGCGTGATCATGGCGAGTCCGGATGTCCGGTTCGGACTCGCGGAGGAGTCTGTAGCCGACTATGCCATTGCTGTCGGTGACGGGAGCCTAGGACCGCGCACAGATGTAGTCGGCAGCGGCGAGTTGATGCGGATCGCCGCGAGGTCGGCTAGCGGCGAGGATGCTCTGCGCGACGCCGGCGTCGTGCGCCGGGAACTCGGCGATCAGCTTGATCTGATCCAGAACAACCGGGGCATCCCATCGGAACTCAAGGTGCGTCTCGACGGCAGCCTCGCGAACATCGAGGTGTACCAGCGGCCGATCCGGGTATCGGCAGCCGCCGCTGGAACGGTCACCGTCGCACTGATCTGCGCCGCAGCGCTCGTCGCGGCGGGAAGGCGCCTACCCGGATGGCGCCTGCGGCGCGCGACCTCCCCCGAAGGCGTGATGGACAAGTGA